One window of Acidobacteriaceae bacterium genomic DNA carries:
- a CDS encoding PEP-CTERM sorting domain-containing protein yields the protein MRKLWALLPGVCLALVSLTAKADPTLTFDSSPGGGEIGPYTLTLNPGSASLQLFCMNDDRYIQGGETWGVNIVNGADLTTFLASDPNLAKAYEEEAYIYSQYNGTNAADVQDALWDIFNPMTLDTAAQNLVTDAEMSSNPFYTNGDLGHYDFFLYDGGAITNQYGTYDPQNFIGAAPEPSSLFLLGSGLAGLAGAARRKLTRS from the coding sequence ATGAGAAAGCTATGGGCACTACTCCCAGGCGTCTGCCTGGCTTTGGTCTCTTTGACGGCCAAAGCTGATCCCACACTAACTTTTGACAGCTCACCCGGCGGCGGGGAGATCGGTCCGTACACCCTGACGCTGAACCCGGGAAGCGCGAGCCTGCAGCTGTTCTGCATGAACGACGACCGTTACATCCAGGGCGGCGAAACCTGGGGAGTCAATATCGTGAACGGCGCCGATCTTACGACCTTCCTCGCCAGCGATCCGAACCTTGCGAAGGCCTATGAGGAGGAAGCGTACATCTACAGCCAGTACAACGGCACGAATGCGGCCGATGTTCAGGATGCATTGTGGGACATTTTTAATCCCATGACTCTCGACACCGCTGCTCAAAATCTTGTGACTGACGCTGAGATGTCGTCGAACCCGTTCTACACCAACGGCGATTTGGGTCATTACGACTTCTTCCTGTATGACGGTGGAGCGATCACGAATCAGTACGGCACGTACGATCCGCAGAACTTCATTGGTGCTGCTCCTGAACCATCGAGCCTGTTCCTGCTGGGATCGGGTCTTGCCGGTTTAGCTGGAGCTGCCCGCCGCAAGCTGACTCGCTCGTAG